Proteins from a genomic interval of Medicago truncatula cultivar Jemalong A17 chromosome 3, MtrunA17r5.0-ANR, whole genome shotgun sequence:
- the LOC25490355 gene encoding repetitive proline-rich cell wall protein 1, with product MASFYLSLLLLFLAALILVSQGLADLLVPIYKPPIYTFPNYKPPINKPPIINLPPIYTYIRPPQLPPPPPIVYFFEPPRRPPPPPVYFFGRKSPPKYRSSFRNSKVDKKPKPKYRSSFRNRPIDKKPPSKYRSSFRYRPIDKEPLYGGQPPPTVYEPPSK from the coding sequence ATGGCTTCATTTTACCTATCCTTACTATTGTTGTTCCTTGCTGCCCTTATCCTTGTTTCTCAAGGGCTTGCTGATTTATTAGTACCTATATATAAACCTCCAATTTACACCTTCCCAAATTACAAGCCTCCGATTAACAAGCCTCCAATCATTAACCTCCCGCCAATTTACACTTACATACGACCGCCACaactaccaccaccaccacctatTGTTTACTTTTTCGAACCACCACGAcgaccaccacctcctcctgtTTACTTTTTCGGAAGAAAATCACCACCGAAATATAGATCTTCATTCCGCAATAGCAAGGTTGATAAGAAACCAAAACCTAAATATAGATCTTCATTCCGCAATCGCCCAATTGATAAGAAACCACCATCTAAATATAGATCTTCATTCCGCTATCGCCCAATTGATAAGGAACCATTATACGGGGGACAGCCGCCACCAACTGTTTATGAGCCACCATCCAAGTAG
- the LOC25490357 gene encoding cysteine-rich receptor-like protein kinase 10 isoform X3: MLCTLKSLPKMASFFLSSLVLKFIAALILLPQGLAAYNLTPTYKSPNSKLPPSFSFEEEVPPSKKRIAPFRNFEKELRRFFSFEDELRNFEEQLRRSPIYNPWEKRPAPPYQKLLFIYSNHNFFGNLTTSPSWQRLGSKNITDPQELDKAEDNMQSLISEATLETNKFYGMREFNLSNSPIEKRYGLVQCSRDLNENQCNQCLVAMLDKVPKCCGTKIGWQVLAPSCLIKYDDFMFYQLTFAPNSEQGSSSISKTLIKIMIFELVMALVLISCGIFFIWRRNHSNKDRLASKKIPISHPGHTQGEDTYNADLPIIPLIWIRQSTNNFSELCKLGEGGFGPVYKGNLVDGTEVAIKRLSITSDQGLEEFTNEVIFIAKLQHRNLVRLLGCCIEDNEKLLLYEYMPNSSLDFYLFDEEKRKLLDWNLRLNIINGIAKGLLYLHEDSRLRVIHRDLKASNVLLDQEMNPKISDFGLARAFEKGQSQENTRRIMGTYGYMAPEYAMEGLYSVKTDVFSYGVLLLEIICGKKNSGFYIGEHGQSLLIYSWNLWCQGKSLELLDTILKNTYISNEVMKCIHIGLLCVQEDAVDRPTMSNVVVMLASDTIALPNPKHPAFSVGRKVNDDPSVNEVTISNIFPR, translated from the exons ATGCTATGCACACTAAAATCACTACCTAAAATGGCTTCCTTTTTCTTGTCCTCACTAGTTTTAAAGTTCATTGCTGCTCTTATCCTTCTTCCTCAAGGGCTTGCTGCGTACAACCTTACTCCAACTTACAAGTCTCCAAATAGTAAGTTGCcaccttctttttcttttgaggaaGAGGTACCACCTTCGAAGAAGAGAATAGCACCTTTTAGAAATTTTGAGAAAGAGTTACgacgttttttttcttttgaggacGAGTTACGAAATTTTGAGGAACAGTTACGACGATCTCCAATTTACAATCCATGGGAGAAGAGGCCAGCACCACCATATCAGAAGCTACTGTTTAT ATATTCcaaccataatttttttgggaacCTCACAACAAGTCCATCATGGCAAAGGTTGGGGTCAAAAAACATCACTGATCCACAAGAACTTGATAAAGCTGAGGATAATATGCAAAGTTTAATAAGCGAAGCTACTTTGGAGACCAATAAGTTTTATGGAATGAGGGAGTTCAATTTGAGTAATAGTCCTATTGAAAAAAGATATGGATTGGTGCAGTGCAGTAGGGACCTTAATGAAAATCAATGTAATCAATGTTTGGTGGCTATGTTAGACAAAGTTCCTAAATGCTGTGGGACAAAGATTGGTTGGCAGGTTCTTGCTCCAAGTTGTTTGATAAAGTATGATGATTTTATGTTCTACCAGCTTACTTTTGCTCCAAATTCAG AGCAAGGAAGTTCAAGTATATCAAAAACCTTGATCAAAATTATGATCTTTGAGTTGGTGATGGCTCTTGTTCTCATAAGTTGTGGGATCTTCTTCATATGGAGGCGGAATCACTCAAATAAAG ATCGACTAGCATCAAAGAAAATTCCTATATCTCATCCTGGCCATACTCAAGGAGAGGATACATATAATGCAGACCTCCCAATAATCCCTTTAATTTGGATTCGACAAAGCACTAATAACTTTTCAGAATTATGTAAACTAGGAGAAGGTGGATTTGGTCCTGTTTACAAg GGTAATTTAGTAGATGGAACAGAAGTTGCAATCAAAAGGCTGTCTATAACATCTGATCAAGGTTTAGAAGAGTTCACAAATGAAGTAATCTTTATAGCTAAATTGCAACATAGGAACCTTGTGAGACTATTGGGTTGTTGCATTGAGGATAATGAAAAGTTGCTTCTATATGAATACATGCCAAACTCTAGCCTCGACTTTTATCTATTTG atgaagaaaaaagaaaacttctAGATTGGAACTTAAGACTAAACATTATTAATGGAATTGCAAAAGGACTCTTGTATCTTCATGAAGACTCTAGACTTAGAGTAATCCATAGAGACCTAAAAGCAAGTAATGTTCTTTTAGATCAAGAGATGAATCCAAAAATATCTGATTTTGGATTGGCAAGGGCATTTGAAAAAGGTCAAAGTCAAGAAAACACAAGAAGAATTATGGGCACATA TGGTTACATGGCTCCAGAATACGCTATGGAAGGGTTATATTCAGTGAAAACAGATGTTTTCAGTTATGGAGTTCTTTTATTAGAAATAATTTGTGGAAAAAAGAATAGTGGATTCTATATCGGAGAACATGGTCAAAGTCTTCTTATATAT AGTTGGAATCTTTGGTGTCAAGGAAAAAGTTTGGAACTGTTGGATACAATACTGAAAAATACATACATAAGCAATGAAGTTATGAAGTGTATACATATTGGTTTGTTGTGTGTACAAGAAGATGCAGTGGATAGACCAACCATGTCCAATGTTGTTGTCATGCTGGCAAGTGACACAATAGCACTTCCCAATCCTAAACATCCTGCATTTTCAGTTGGAAGAAAAGTAAATGATGATCCTTCTGTTAATGAAGtaacaatatcaaatatttttcctAGGTAG
- the LOC25490357 gene encoding cysteine-rich receptor-like protein kinase 10 isoform X2, producing MLCTLKSLPKMASFFLSSLVLKFIAALILLPQGLAAYNLTPTYKSPNSKLPPSFSFEEEVPPSKKRIAPFRNFEKELRRFFSFEDELRNFEEQLRRSPIYNPWEKRPAPPYQKLLFMYGDDCHDSREQSLTTTYKSNLNKFLSSLTFDGIVSKGYNHTSIGDNTVDAVYGLYDCRGDVTGSFCQFCVSTAASYVLQYCPNRASAVIWYEFCILRLGSKNITDPQELDKAEDNMQSLISEATLETNKFYGMREFNLSNSPIEKRYGLVQCSRDLNENQCNQCLVAMLDKVPKCCGTKIGWQVLAPSCLIKYDDFMFYQLTFAPNSEQGSSSISKTLIKIMIFELVMALVLISCGIFFIWRRNHSNKDRLASKKIPISHPGHTQGEDTYNADLPIIPLIWIRQSTNNFSELCKLGEGGFGPVYKGNLVDGTEVAIKRLSITSDQGLEEFTNEVIFIAKLQHRNLVRLLGCCIEDNEKLLLYEYMPNSSLDFYLFDEEKRKLLDWNLRLNIINGIAKGLLYLHEDSRLRVIHRDLKASNVLLDQEMNPKISDFGLARAFEKGQSQENTRRIMGTYGYMAPEYAMEGLYSVKTDVFSYGVLLLEIICGKKNSGFYIGEHGQSLLIYSWNLWCQGKSLELLDTILKNTYISNEVMKCIHIGLLCVQEDAVDRPTMSNVVVMLASDTIALPNPKHPAFSVGRKVNDDPSVNEVTISNIFPR from the exons ATGCTATGCACACTAAAATCACTACCTAAAATGGCTTCCTTTTTCTTGTCCTCACTAGTTTTAAAGTTCATTGCTGCTCTTATCCTTCTTCCTCAAGGGCTTGCTGCGTACAACCTTACTCCAACTTACAAGTCTCCAAATAGTAAGTTGCcaccttctttttcttttgaggaaGAGGTACCACCTTCGAAGAAGAGAATAGCACCTTTTAGAAATTTTGAGAAAGAGTTACgacgttttttttcttttgaggacGAGTTACGAAATTTTGAGGAACAGTTACGACGATCTCCAATTTACAATCCATGGGAGAAGAGGCCAGCACCACCATATCAGAAGCTACTGTTTATGTATG GTGATGATTGTCACGATTCAAGAGAACAATCACTTACAACTACATACAAATCCAACCTTAATAAATTCCTTTCATCGCTCACCTTTGATGGTATTGTAAGTAAAGGATATAATCACACAAGCATAGGAGACAACACAGTTGATGCTGTCTATGGACTCTATGACTGTAGAGGTGATGTCACAGGATCATTTTGTCAATTTTGTGTCTCTACTGCTGCCTCATATGTTCTTCAGTACTGTCCTAATAGAGCCTCAGCTGTTATATGGTACGAATTTTGCATTCTCAG GTTGGGGTCAAAAAACATCACTGATCCACAAGAACTTGATAAAGCTGAGGATAATATGCAAAGTTTAATAAGCGAAGCTACTTTGGAGACCAATAAGTTTTATGGAATGAGGGAGTTCAATTTGAGTAATAGTCCTATTGAAAAAAGATATGGATTGGTGCAGTGCAGTAGGGACCTTAATGAAAATCAATGTAATCAATGTTTGGTGGCTATGTTAGACAAAGTTCCTAAATGCTGTGGGACAAAGATTGGTTGGCAGGTTCTTGCTCCAAGTTGTTTGATAAAGTATGATGATTTTATGTTCTACCAGCTTACTTTTGCTCCAAATTCAG AGCAAGGAAGTTCAAGTATATCAAAAACCTTGATCAAAATTATGATCTTTGAGTTGGTGATGGCTCTTGTTCTCATAAGTTGTGGGATCTTCTTCATATGGAGGCGGAATCACTCAAATAAAG ATCGACTAGCATCAAAGAAAATTCCTATATCTCATCCTGGCCATACTCAAGGAGAGGATACATATAATGCAGACCTCCCAATAATCCCTTTAATTTGGATTCGACAAAGCACTAATAACTTTTCAGAATTATGTAAACTAGGAGAAGGTGGATTTGGTCCTGTTTACAAg GGTAATTTAGTAGATGGAACAGAAGTTGCAATCAAAAGGCTGTCTATAACATCTGATCAAGGTTTAGAAGAGTTCACAAATGAAGTAATCTTTATAGCTAAATTGCAACATAGGAACCTTGTGAGACTATTGGGTTGTTGCATTGAGGATAATGAAAAGTTGCTTCTATATGAATACATGCCAAACTCTAGCCTCGACTTTTATCTATTTG atgaagaaaaaagaaaacttctAGATTGGAACTTAAGACTAAACATTATTAATGGAATTGCAAAAGGACTCTTGTATCTTCATGAAGACTCTAGACTTAGAGTAATCCATAGAGACCTAAAAGCAAGTAATGTTCTTTTAGATCAAGAGATGAATCCAAAAATATCTGATTTTGGATTGGCAAGGGCATTTGAAAAAGGTCAAAGTCAAGAAAACACAAGAAGAATTATGGGCACATA TGGTTACATGGCTCCAGAATACGCTATGGAAGGGTTATATTCAGTGAAAACAGATGTTTTCAGTTATGGAGTTCTTTTATTAGAAATAATTTGTGGAAAAAAGAATAGTGGATTCTATATCGGAGAACATGGTCAAAGTCTTCTTATATAT AGTTGGAATCTTTGGTGTCAAGGAAAAAGTTTGGAACTGTTGGATACAATACTGAAAAATACATACATAAGCAATGAAGTTATGAAGTGTATACATATTGGTTTGTTGTGTGTACAAGAAGATGCAGTGGATAGACCAACCATGTCCAATGTTGTTGTCATGCTGGCAAGTGACACAATAGCACTTCCCAATCCTAAACATCCTGCATTTTCAGTTGGAAGAAAAGTAAATGATGATCCTTCTGTTAATGAAGtaacaatatcaaatatttttcctAGGTAG
- the LOC25490357 gene encoding cysteine-rich receptor-like protein kinase 10 isoform X1: MLCTLKSLPKMASFFLSSLVLKFIAALILLPQGLAAYNLTPTYKSPNSKLPPSFSFEEEVPPSKKRIAPFRNFEKELRRFFSFEDELRNFEEQLRRSPIYNPWEKRPAPPYQKLLFMYGDDCHDSREQSLTTTYKSNLNKFLSSLTFDGIVSKGYNHTSIGDNTVDAVYGLYDCRGDVTGSFCQFCVSTAASYVLQYCPNRASAVIWYEFCILRYSNHNFFGNLTTSPSWQRLGSKNITDPQELDKAEDNMQSLISEATLETNKFYGMREFNLSNSPIEKRYGLVQCSRDLNENQCNQCLVAMLDKVPKCCGTKIGWQVLAPSCLIKYDDFMFYQLTFAPNSEQGSSSISKTLIKIMIFELVMALVLISCGIFFIWRRNHSNKDRLASKKIPISHPGHTQGEDTYNADLPIIPLIWIRQSTNNFSELCKLGEGGFGPVYKGNLVDGTEVAIKRLSITSDQGLEEFTNEVIFIAKLQHRNLVRLLGCCIEDNEKLLLYEYMPNSSLDFYLFDEEKRKLLDWNLRLNIINGIAKGLLYLHEDSRLRVIHRDLKASNVLLDQEMNPKISDFGLARAFEKGQSQENTRRIMGTYGYMAPEYAMEGLYSVKTDVFSYGVLLLEIICGKKNSGFYIGEHGQSLLIYSWNLWCQGKSLELLDTILKNTYISNEVMKCIHIGLLCVQEDAVDRPTMSNVVVMLASDTIALPNPKHPAFSVGRKVNDDPSVNEVTISNIFPR; encoded by the exons ATGCTATGCACACTAAAATCACTACCTAAAATGGCTTCCTTTTTCTTGTCCTCACTAGTTTTAAAGTTCATTGCTGCTCTTATCCTTCTTCCTCAAGGGCTTGCTGCGTACAACCTTACTCCAACTTACAAGTCTCCAAATAGTAAGTTGCcaccttctttttcttttgaggaaGAGGTACCACCTTCGAAGAAGAGAATAGCACCTTTTAGAAATTTTGAGAAAGAGTTACgacgttttttttcttttgaggacGAGTTACGAAATTTTGAGGAACAGTTACGACGATCTCCAATTTACAATCCATGGGAGAAGAGGCCAGCACCACCATATCAGAAGCTACTGTTTATGTATG GTGATGATTGTCACGATTCAAGAGAACAATCACTTACAACTACATACAAATCCAACCTTAATAAATTCCTTTCATCGCTCACCTTTGATGGTATTGTAAGTAAAGGATATAATCACACAAGCATAGGAGACAACACAGTTGATGCTGTCTATGGACTCTATGACTGTAGAGGTGATGTCACAGGATCATTTTGTCAATTTTGTGTCTCTACTGCTGCCTCATATGTTCTTCAGTACTGTCCTAATAGAGCCTCAGCTGTTATATGGTACGAATTTTGCATTCTCAG ATATTCcaaccataatttttttgggaacCTCACAACAAGTCCATCATGGCAAAGGTTGGGGTCAAAAAACATCACTGATCCACAAGAACTTGATAAAGCTGAGGATAATATGCAAAGTTTAATAAGCGAAGCTACTTTGGAGACCAATAAGTTTTATGGAATGAGGGAGTTCAATTTGAGTAATAGTCCTATTGAAAAAAGATATGGATTGGTGCAGTGCAGTAGGGACCTTAATGAAAATCAATGTAATCAATGTTTGGTGGCTATGTTAGACAAAGTTCCTAAATGCTGTGGGACAAAGATTGGTTGGCAGGTTCTTGCTCCAAGTTGTTTGATAAAGTATGATGATTTTATGTTCTACCAGCTTACTTTTGCTCCAAATTCAG AGCAAGGAAGTTCAAGTATATCAAAAACCTTGATCAAAATTATGATCTTTGAGTTGGTGATGGCTCTTGTTCTCATAAGTTGTGGGATCTTCTTCATATGGAGGCGGAATCACTCAAATAAAG ATCGACTAGCATCAAAGAAAATTCCTATATCTCATCCTGGCCATACTCAAGGAGAGGATACATATAATGCAGACCTCCCAATAATCCCTTTAATTTGGATTCGACAAAGCACTAATAACTTTTCAGAATTATGTAAACTAGGAGAAGGTGGATTTGGTCCTGTTTACAAg GGTAATTTAGTAGATGGAACAGAAGTTGCAATCAAAAGGCTGTCTATAACATCTGATCAAGGTTTAGAAGAGTTCACAAATGAAGTAATCTTTATAGCTAAATTGCAACATAGGAACCTTGTGAGACTATTGGGTTGTTGCATTGAGGATAATGAAAAGTTGCTTCTATATGAATACATGCCAAACTCTAGCCTCGACTTTTATCTATTTG atgaagaaaaaagaaaacttctAGATTGGAACTTAAGACTAAACATTATTAATGGAATTGCAAAAGGACTCTTGTATCTTCATGAAGACTCTAGACTTAGAGTAATCCATAGAGACCTAAAAGCAAGTAATGTTCTTTTAGATCAAGAGATGAATCCAAAAATATCTGATTTTGGATTGGCAAGGGCATTTGAAAAAGGTCAAAGTCAAGAAAACACAAGAAGAATTATGGGCACATA TGGTTACATGGCTCCAGAATACGCTATGGAAGGGTTATATTCAGTGAAAACAGATGTTTTCAGTTATGGAGTTCTTTTATTAGAAATAATTTGTGGAAAAAAGAATAGTGGATTCTATATCGGAGAACATGGTCAAAGTCTTCTTATATAT AGTTGGAATCTTTGGTGTCAAGGAAAAAGTTTGGAACTGTTGGATACAATACTGAAAAATACATACATAAGCAATGAAGTTATGAAGTGTATACATATTGGTTTGTTGTGTGTACAAGAAGATGCAGTGGATAGACCAACCATGTCCAATGTTGTTGTCATGCTGGCAAGTGACACAATAGCACTTCCCAATCCTAAACATCCTGCATTTTCAGTTGGAAGAAAAGTAAATGATGATCCTTCTGTTAATGAAGtaacaatatcaaatatttttcctAGGTAG
- the LOC25490357 gene encoding putative receptor-like protein kinase At4g00960 isoform X4, which yields MGEEASTTISEATVYVWLGSKNITDPQELDKAEDNMQSLISEATLETNKFYGMREFNLSNSPIEKRYGLVQCSRDLNENQCNQCLVAMLDKVPKCCGTKIGWQVLAPSCLIKYDDFMFYQLTFAPNSEQGSSSISKTLIKIMIFELVMALVLISCGIFFIWRRNHSNKDRLASKKIPISHPGHTQGEDTYNADLPIIPLIWIRQSTNNFSELCKLGEGGFGPVYKGNLVDGTEVAIKRLSITSDQGLEEFTNEVIFIAKLQHRNLVRLLGCCIEDNEKLLLYEYMPNSSLDFYLFDEEKRKLLDWNLRLNIINGIAKGLLYLHEDSRLRVIHRDLKASNVLLDQEMNPKISDFGLARAFEKGQSQENTRRIMGTYGYMAPEYAMEGLYSVKTDVFSYGVLLLEIICGKKNSGFYIGEHGQSLLIYSWNLWCQGKSLELLDTILKNTYISNEVMKCIHIGLLCVQEDAVDRPTMSNVVVMLASDTIALPNPKHPAFSVGRKVNDDPSVNEVTISNIFPR from the exons ATGGGAGAAGAGGCCAGCACCACCATATCAGAAGCTACTGTTTATGTATG GTTGGGGTCAAAAAACATCACTGATCCACAAGAACTTGATAAAGCTGAGGATAATATGCAAAGTTTAATAAGCGAAGCTACTTTGGAGACCAATAAGTTTTATGGAATGAGGGAGTTCAATTTGAGTAATAGTCCTATTGAAAAAAGATATGGATTGGTGCAGTGCAGTAGGGACCTTAATGAAAATCAATGTAATCAATGTTTGGTGGCTATGTTAGACAAAGTTCCTAAATGCTGTGGGACAAAGATTGGTTGGCAGGTTCTTGCTCCAAGTTGTTTGATAAAGTATGATGATTTTATGTTCTACCAGCTTACTTTTGCTCCAAATTCAG AGCAAGGAAGTTCAAGTATATCAAAAACCTTGATCAAAATTATGATCTTTGAGTTGGTGATGGCTCTTGTTCTCATAAGTTGTGGGATCTTCTTCATATGGAGGCGGAATCACTCAAATAAAG ATCGACTAGCATCAAAGAAAATTCCTATATCTCATCCTGGCCATACTCAAGGAGAGGATACATATAATGCAGACCTCCCAATAATCCCTTTAATTTGGATTCGACAAAGCACTAATAACTTTTCAGAATTATGTAAACTAGGAGAAGGTGGATTTGGTCCTGTTTACAAg GGTAATTTAGTAGATGGAACAGAAGTTGCAATCAAAAGGCTGTCTATAACATCTGATCAAGGTTTAGAAGAGTTCACAAATGAAGTAATCTTTATAGCTAAATTGCAACATAGGAACCTTGTGAGACTATTGGGTTGTTGCATTGAGGATAATGAAAAGTTGCTTCTATATGAATACATGCCAAACTCTAGCCTCGACTTTTATCTATTTG atgaagaaaaaagaaaacttctAGATTGGAACTTAAGACTAAACATTATTAATGGAATTGCAAAAGGACTCTTGTATCTTCATGAAGACTCTAGACTTAGAGTAATCCATAGAGACCTAAAAGCAAGTAATGTTCTTTTAGATCAAGAGATGAATCCAAAAATATCTGATTTTGGATTGGCAAGGGCATTTGAAAAAGGTCAAAGTCAAGAAAACACAAGAAGAATTATGGGCACATA TGGTTACATGGCTCCAGAATACGCTATGGAAGGGTTATATTCAGTGAAAACAGATGTTTTCAGTTATGGAGTTCTTTTATTAGAAATAATTTGTGGAAAAAAGAATAGTGGATTCTATATCGGAGAACATGGTCAAAGTCTTCTTATATAT AGTTGGAATCTTTGGTGTCAAGGAAAAAGTTTGGAACTGTTGGATACAATACTGAAAAATACATACATAAGCAATGAAGTTATGAAGTGTATACATATTGGTTTGTTGTGTGTACAAGAAGATGCAGTGGATAGACCAACCATGTCCAATGTTGTTGTCATGCTGGCAAGTGACACAATAGCACTTCCCAATCCTAAACATCCTGCATTTTCAGTTGGAAGAAAAGTAAATGATGATCCTTCTGTTAATGAAGtaacaatatcaaatatttttcctAGGTAG